A segment of the Nitrospina gracilis 3/211 genome:
ATCCGGACGAAGTGCCGCGTCCGGTGCAGAGGCTGGACGCCACCACCACCGGGCTCGTGCTGTTTGCCAAAACGCGTGAGGCGGCGTATAACCTGTCTCAGGAGTTCACCCGCAACCGCGTGCACAAGGAGTACCTGGCGCTGGTGGCGGGCGAGCCGCAGTCGCCGCGTTTCGTGGTGGACTTGCCGGTGGGCAAGGTGGTGGGCTCGGCGCGCGGCGTGGGACCGGACATCCGGAATCCCAAATCCGCGGTCACGGTGTTCGAATGCCTGGCGGTGAAGGAGGGCGTGTCGCTCATCCGCGCCGTGCCGCACACCGGACGCACCAACCAGATCCGCGTGCATCTGGCGAGTATGGGCCTGCCGATTCTGAATGACGAGGTGTACGGCGAAAAGATTGAGGGTTCGTACGAATACGGCCTGCATGCGTACCGGCTGGTGTTTCACGGACCGGGTGGGGCGATGGAACTCACAGCACCGTGGCCGGAGCATTTCTCTCCGTTGATTGAGCACAGTGTGCTGGCGGGGGAAACGAAAGTATAAATGAACGTACCGATACAAAAACCGACGACGTTAGCTGCTACAGAGACCGCGTATCCGTTGATCCAGCGCATGCGCAATCCGTACTGGATGGCGCCGATGTCCGGCATCACCGACCTCTGCTACCGCCACCTGATCGACGAGATGGGCGCGGGTGTGATCATCTCGGAGCTGGTGTCGGCGAAGGGACTGGTGTACAGCTCGGAACGCACGGCGAAGATGATCCGCGTCCATGAAAATCCCGGCACACTGGTCGGTATTCAACTGTTCGGCGAGGATGCCGACGATTACGTCCGCGTCGCGCCGCAGGTGCAGGAACAGGGCGCGCATTTCATCGACATCAACCTCGGTTGCCCGGTGAAGAAGGTGGTGAAGAAAGGGTGCGGGTCGGCGCTCATGCGCGATCCGGAAAAGCTGTATGTTTTTCTCCAGCACATCCGCGCAAACATCGACCTCCCGCTCACTGTGAAAATGCGCACCGGGTGGAGTCATGAAGAACTCACCATCCACGAATGCGTCGATGCGGCGAAGCAGGCGGGGTGCCAGTGGGTGGCCATCCACGGCCGCACGCGCCAGCAGGGCTACAGCGGGCAGGCCGACTGGGAGTTGATCGCCGACGTCAAACGCAACACCGATATCCCCATCATCGGCAACGGCGACATCCGCAGTGCCGACCGCGCCCGGCAACTGCTTGAGGAAAGCGGCGTCGATGCGGTGATGATCGGTCGTGGCGCCCTGCGTGATCCGTGGATTTTCAAGGAATGCACCGGCGAACTGGGAGACACGTTGTCCCCCACGCCGACGGAGCTGCTGCACCGGTTTCATGAAATGCTGGAGCCGGTGTACGACATGCGGCGCACCCTGTTGTACCTGCGAAAGCTGGCAGTGTGGATGGCGTACGGCTATCCCGGCGCGGCGGCTTTTCGCGGTATGATGTTTTCACTGCCCACGGTGCGCCAGGTGTTGACCGAAGGCGAGGCCTTTTTTCGCAAGGTGGCGCACCTGCCCAGGCCGAAGTTCGACGAGGCGGAGGCTTTCATGATGGGGGGTCATGGTTAAAAATGAACCTGCCGGGTCTCGGTCATTGAGTCGCAGGTTATCATGGGGGAGGGGTGATGATGGATCAGGCAACGCTTCAGCACTGGGTGGAGGCGAACAATTTTTTCCAGTTCATGGATTCGGAAGAGCGGACGCACCTGTATTCGTTCAAGGACCACTGGAAATTCGTGAAGCCCGGCGAATGCGTGGTGCGCGTCGGTGAGACGGATTACGGGTTTTTCGTTATTGTCAAAGGCACGTTCAGCGTCATCAAGCCGGAAGACATTTTCCTCGCGCATCTGAACCCCGGCGACCTGTTCGGCGAAGTCAGCCTCAAATCCCGCCGCAAACGTTACAGCAACGTGGTGGCGGATGAAGAAGGCATCGTGTTCAAGGTCGATGACATCCTGTTAAAAAAAATCAGCCCGGCGCTGCATCTGAAAATCAAAAACCAGGTTATTGAAGTGTTGATCCGCCGGCTGGACGACATGAACCAGCGGCTGGTCAAGCTCACCCGCATGCGCTGACCGGCAGGCGGCGTCCATTTCCCTTTTGTGAGGTTCCATCCGTGACCGCCCGCAACCCCTCCACTCCGCGCGATCAAAACCCGCGCCGCAAACCGCCGCCGAAAAAAAAACACACTCCCGTCAAGGAACGCGAATGGACGCTGTGTGGCTGGAACGCCTGTATGCGCGCGTTCGAGGAACGGCCGGAGGACCTGCTCCGTCTTTACTACCACAAGGACCGCTCGAAAGCGTTGTACCGGGTCAAGCAGTGGTGCGCCAAACGCAAACTGCCTTACCGCGAACTGGATGACGACTCCCTGAACCGAGCGGCGGGAGGGGTGCATCACGAGGGAGTGGTGATGGTCACGCGTCCGCTTCATGCACTCTCCCTCTACAAACTGCTGGAGAAGCCGGTGCCCGCCGACTGGATCGGGGTCGCTTTCGACGGCGTGGCCAACACCCACAACGTCGGTGCGGTGCTTCGTTCGTGCGGCTACTTCGGCGTGCGCGGGGTTCTGCTGGACAAGGAACAACGACAAGTGGCGGTGGCTTCCTCCACCGCGCGCACGGCGGAAGGTGCATTGGAGGTGGTGCCGGTGTACGACTGCGCCGATCTCGCCTCCGGCCTGCGGGATATCAAAGGAAAAGGCGTGTTCGTGCTGGGCACCGACCCGGAGGCCAAGGAATCCCTCTACGAGGCCGACATACCGTTTCCCTGTATGCTGGTGCTGGGCGGCGAGCGCGAAGGGTTGTCGAAACGCGTGCGCGGGCGTTGCGACCGGGTGGTGCGCATACCCGGGGAAAATACGATTCAATCTCTCAACGTGTCGGTCGCGGCAGGGGTGGTGCTGGGCGAGCTGTTCCGCCGTCTGCACGCTCCTCCCAATACTTCATCATCATGAACTTCGCGCTGGTACATCCGTTGATCGTGCATTTCCCGGTGGCCCTGCTCACCAGCGGGAGCGTTCTGGAGTTATACGGCCGCCTGCAGAAGGAGCCGGTGGCGGAACGTGCCGGACGCTTCAACGTGCAGTTCGGGTTCTGGGCGCTGCTTGTCGCAGTGGCGGTGGGTTTGCTGGGACTGCTCGACCTGGAAGTGCAGGACAAATTCCGTTCGTTTTTGGGCTCGCACGTTCTGTTTGCCTTCAGCACAGTGACCGTGTACACCCTGGGCATGGTCTGCTACCGTTTCCGTTCCAGAGCCTGGGCGGACTGGTTGTATCTGTTGTTATTGGCGGTGGGATTGTGCACCACGCTGGTGACGGGGTACTACGGCGGCGAACTGGTGCACCGGTTCGGCCTGCCTTCGGGCGATCAGCCGCTGGTGGAGTGAAACACCAGCAGGTAGCCGCTGTAGGCGGTAGCGGCCATCAACAGCACGTTGGCGATGTAAAAGAAGAACGCGTTGCGCGACAGGGCGTTGGTGTAGGAGTAAATGGTGCAGATGATGGTGACAATGACGAAGGCGAAGGAATAGCCCTGGTGCCCTTCCACCTCCACCACCGGCCACTGGCCGAGGTCTACGGCGAACAGGCCGGAGAAGATCGCCATCACCCCCATCAGCAGGGCGGCGCTGAAATTGAACGCGGCAGCCTGCACCATCTGGGTGTCATTGCGCCGTTTGGCGAACCCCATCATGAGCAGTCCGGCCATAGCCAGCGCTACCGGAAAATGAGACAGAAACGGATGGAGTGAAGGTGTGCTCAGCATAAGAACCGCCAAAGCGCGACCGGCGTGGACTGCGTCCGGGGAACGGGCTACTGCTTAATGAGCGGACAATGGCCTGAGAGCACAAGCCGATGTGCTCCGCGTCCCACGCGGGGGATCAGTTGTCGTTGGGCCGGATGTCGGTATCCAGGTTGACGTCGACGTCGACCTTGGTGGCGGCGGAGACTTCCTGTTCCAACTCCTGCATGTTGGCCGTTTGCTTGACGGTTTCGGTTTCGTCCAGCACTTCCTGCTTGAGTTCGTTGAAGGTGCGCTGAAATTCGCCCCAGCCTTTACCGATGGCCTTGGCGAGACGGGGCAGGTTGGCCGGTCCAATGATGAACATGCCAATGCCCATGAGAATCATGATCTCAAAAAAACCGATATCGAACATAAGGGTTTCCAAAAAAAAGGATTCTGGTATGATTCGATCTTATCAGACTCCGTGGGGGGCGGCAAGAGAAGACAACCGGGCTTGCCCGTGGCCGCCGGGCCCGGAATTTGACACACCCCCGGGACTTGGCTAACCTGTACCCATTCCTTCCCAAACTGGGAACCGGTGGCTCCGAATCCAGCCGATGCGCAATCCGAATCACCCGAAACGCCTTTCATGAAAATCACTCGAGGGACCAAGCACTTCAAAGGCCCGTTGCCGCACCCGGTGGTGGCGCTGGGCAACTTTGACGGGGTGCACCTGGGCCATCAGCTCATTTTCCGCAGGGTTGCGGAAATCGCCAGGGAGAAGCAAGGAGCGGCGATGGTGTTCACCTTCGAGCCGCACCCCTTAAAAATCCTCGCGCCGGAAAAAGCGCCGCCGCTCCTCACAACCTTCCGCCAGAAGATGGAGCTGATCGAACAGTGCGGCATCGACGAAGTGGTGTGCGCCGATTTCACACAGCAGTTCGCCGACCAGCGTCCCCGCGACTTCGCCAAGGACATCCTGGTGGACCTGCTCGGGTCGAAGGAAATCGTGGTTGGCTACGACTATGCTTTTGGCCGCGGGCGCGAAGGCACGTTGTCGTATCTGCAAAAGATGGGGGAGGAGTTCGGATTTGCCGTGCACGTGATCGAGGAGATCCGCATCAACGGCCAGCGAGTGAGCAGTTCGCACGTACGGGAATTGATCGAGGACGGGCAGGTGGAGGAAGCGCGGCAGTTCCTCGGCCGTTACTATTCCATCCATGGTCCGGTGGTGCACGGCTACAAAACCGGCCAGCGCATCGGTTTTCCCACGGCGAACCTCGACACCAGCAAGGTGCAGATTCCCGGCACCGGCGTGTACGCGGTGCGCATCATCCACAATCAGAAAGAATACAACGGCGCGGCCAACATCGGTTTCAATCCGACGTTCCACCGCGACCGGCTGAGTGTCGAAGTGCACATCTTCGACTTTCACCAGGAGATCTACGGCATCGACCTCGAAGTCCAATTCATCGCACGTATCCGCGGCGAAAAGGAATTCGCCAACGCCGACGAACTTGTGGCGCAGATCGAAAAAGATATCGAAACCGTCAAATCCATTCTTGCCAGGCACACGTTTTGAAACGATCCGGTCAACTGATCATCGGCATGCTGGTGGCCGTTGCGGCGGTGTACTACACCGTGCGCAACGTCTCGATGGAGGAGTTGCTCGACTCCTTCGCCAACGTTCATTACGGCTACCTGGCCATCTCCGCGTTGATGATGATCCTCACCTATGTCGCGCGGGCGGTGCGCTGGCGCGTTCTGCTCGCGCCGGTGAAGGAAGTGCGGACCATCGAACTGGGTTCGCCGCTGATGGTGGGGTTCATGGCGGGGGTCCTGCCGGCACGTGCGGGCGAATTGATCCGGGCTTTTTTGCTGGGCAAGAAGTTGAACATGTCGTTCGCCAGCGCGCTGGCCACCATTGTCGTCGAACGCCTGTTCGACATGGTTCTGCTTCTCATGCTGTTTGCGTGGTTGCTGGTGTTTCATGCCGACATGCTGGAATCCAAAATTGCCTGGTCGGGAATACCGATTCAAACGATCGCATTCCAGTTCGGGCTGGCGAGCGTGGTGCTGGTAGTGGGGCTGGTGGTGTTTATTTACCTGTTGATCTACCACGAAGAGCGCGCCATGAAACTGGTGCACTGGTTCATGAAACCGTTTCCGGAAACATTCCAGTACAAGATCGTGCAAATGGCGGAAACGTTCAGCCAGGGGTTGCACGTGGTCAAGAGCCTGCGCTCCCTGATGTGGGTGTTCGTGGCGACGGCGGCAGTGTGGGCACTGGTCATCCTGCAGTATTACCCTCTTTACTTCGCCTACGATTTGAATGAAAAAACGCTCGCGTCCACCATCCTGCTCACAGTGATGATCTGCATCTTCATCACCATCCTGCCGACACCCGCGTTTCTGGGGTCGCTGAACGCCGGGGTCCTGATTGCACTCCACGAAATCATGAACGAGCCGGAAGTGGCGGCGGTGAGCTTCGGTTTCGTCGCCTGGGGGCTCAATTTCATTGTCGTGATGGTGGGCGGCATCTACTTCATTCTGCACGACCACATCTCCGTCAAGAACCTCGTCGACATCGAAGAAGAAGTCTAGCCCCGCCACGCGGAGAAGGAACTGCCACCTGTTGAATGGTTCCGGCGATGGCCTGTGGGCGCGGACAGCGTCTGAAGCAGGGGGCCTGCGCCGGTCGCAGACTCCCTGGCGACCGCTTCCGGCAGTGAAATTAGCATTCCATTTCCCAGGGCGTTATGCTATTTTACCTGCTCAAAATGAACATGCCGAAGTGGTGGAATTGGTAGACACGCATGATTCAGGATCATGTGGGGGCGACCCCGTGGAGGTTCAAATCCTCTCTTCGGCACCATCTTGCTCTGCCCACCGGGCCGGATCCTCTCCGGTCCGGTTTTTTTATGCCTTTGAGGGGATGGGGGCCTGCGCCCCGCGCAAAAGGGGAAATCCCATTTCCTCGCGCTGACGGACGTAACCTTCGGCGCAGAGGCGGGCGAGTTTCCTCACGCGGCCAATGAATCCCGTGCGTTCGGTGACGCTGATGGCGCCGCGCGCGTCGAGCAGATTGAAGGTGTGCGAACACTTCAGGGTGTAGTCGTAGGCGGGCAAAACCAGGTCCTGCTCCAGCAGGGCGCGCGCTTCCGCCTCGTACATGTCGAACCACTGGAACAGGCGTTCCTTGCTGGACGCCTCGAAGTTGTAACGCGAGAACTGCTTTTCCGTCTCCAGGTGGATGTCACCGTAGGTGAACTCGTCGTTCCATTGCAGGTCGTACACGTTGTCGATGTTCTGCAGGTACATGGTGATGCGCTCCAGCCCGTAGGTCAGTTCCACCGTTACCGGTGAGAGGTCGAGGCTCCCCACCTGCTGGAAGTAGGTGAACTGCGTGATCTCCATGCCGTCCAGCCACACCTCCCAGCCCAGTCCCCACGCGCCCAGGGTCGGCGATTCCCAGTCGTCCTCGACGAAGCGGATGTCATGTTGCAGGGGGTCGATCCCCAGCGCGCGCAGGCTTCCGAGATACTGTTCCTGAACGTCTTCCGGTGAGGGTTTTAAAATCACCTGGTACTGATAATAGTGTTGCAGACGGTTGGGGTTTTCGCCGTAGCGTCCGTCGGTGGGACGGCGCGACGGCTCCACGTATGCCGCGCGGAACGGTTCCGGTCCCAGCACGCGGAAGAAGGTGGCGGGATTGAATGTGCCCGCGCCGGCCTCGGTATCGTAGGGCTGGTGCAGCACGCAGCCGCGCGAGGTCCAGTATTCGTTTAACTTCATGATGACGTTTTGAAAATGCATGGTCCGGTATTTAGCAGAGAACGTTTAATCAAGTCAAATATTTAAATCCCCGCAGTCCCTCTGAATCCGGGTCTGCCACCGATTCGGAATCTCGCAAAAGCTGACTCTCATTCAAAAACCGACGAAGCCCCACTCGAATTTATTCAATTCGCCTTTCGAAGCATTTCCCCCTGTATTTTGCAGTTTTGAGGATTTTTAAAATTCGCCTTCTTATATAAGGTGACGGCTATGGAACACATCGAGGTTTCCGTCGGAAGGGAAACCGGGTGAGGCAGGAAACCTCCAAAGGTGGGTGAGACGGCTATGAAGGCAAATGGAACTGAGACGGATTTCAAGCAGGAAGCCAGGTCATTTCAGGAACAATTGAAAAAGTTTTTTCAGAGTAAAACGCAGAATCTGCGCGGCGACATTTTCGGCGGCATCACGGCGGGCGTGGTGACCCTTCCCCTCGCGCTGGCATTTGGCGTGCAATCGGGTCTCGGGGCAACGGCGGGATTGTACTGCGCCATCGCGCTGGGTCTGCTCTCCGCCGCGTTTGGGGGCACACAGACCCTGATCAGCACGCCGACCGGACCGATGACCGTCGTCAGCGCGCTCATCATCGGCCGGGTGATCGACCAGACCGGAAGCCTGGCAGCCGGGTTGGGATTGATCATCGCCATTTTCATGCTGGCGGGGTTGATCCAGATCCTGCTTGGTGTCTTTCGGATCGGCAGTTTCATTCAATACATGCCATACCCCGTGATTTCCGGCTTCATGACCGGCATCGGGGTCATCCTCATCATAGTTGAGTTGTTCCCGTTCATGGGGCTGGAGTCACCCAAGAACGTGCTCACGGTGCTCAGCCAGTTCCCTTCGGCCGTTCCCGATGCGAATTTGTCCGCGGTGGTCCTGGCCACCATGACCATGGCCATCATTTATTTGTTTCCGCGGGTGAGCAAGGCGGTTCCCAGCACGTTGGTCGCTTTGATTGTCGGGACCCTGGCCACGGCGCTGATGGGGTTGTCGGTGCCGATCATCGGTGAAATCCCACAGGGTCTGCCCTCGCTCCAGCTGGATGCACTGACCGGCATCAATGCATCACATCTGTCGATGATTCTCATTCCCGCGTTGACGCTGGCCGGTCTGGGCGCAATCGATTCCCTGCTCACCTCTGTCATCGCCGACACCAAAACGCGCACCCAGCACGACAGCAATCGCGAGTTGATCGGCCAGGGTTGCGGCAACATGTTGTCCGGCGCGCTGGGCGGCATTGTCGGGGCGGGCACCACCATGTCCACCCTGGTCAACATCAACACCGGCGGCCGCACCAACCTGTCCGGCATGATCTCGGCTGGATTTCTAATGATGGTGCTTCTGGGGCTCGGGGCCTACGCCCAGTACATCCCGATCCCGGTTCTCGCCGGCATCCTGATGACGGTGGGCCTGGACATCATCGATTACAAGGGACTCAAGCATTTGGCCGCCATGCCGCGCTCGGCCTCCTTTGTGCTCGTGACGGTGTTCCTGCTCACCGTATTTGTGGACCTGATCGAAGCGGTGGCGGTGGGCATGGGCATCTCCTGCGTTGTGTTCATGAAAACCATGAGCGACCTGGGCCGCAAGCAAACGTCGCTCGCACCCCTCAATGACCTGAAACTGAATTTCAACGGAAACGGAGACAGTGGCCATTTTCATTCGCTGGCGGAGGTATCCGAACAGGTGTACGTGAAAACGGTGACAGGTCCCATCTTTTTCGGCTTCGCGCGGACATTGACGCAGAAGATCCGCGGCCTCAAAAACACGCGCTGTGTGATTCTGGATATGGACCGCGTGCCCTACATCGACCAGACCGGTTTGTTCGCCATGGAAGACATGGTGCGTGAGTTGAATGACCAGAATATCGAAGTGTTGATGGCGGGTGCGAAAAACCAGCCGCTGGAGATGATGAAAAAAATGAAAATGGTGCCCAACGTGATCTCGTCGGAAAACGTGTTTCCCAGTACGTACGATTGTCTGCATTCCCTCGGACAGAGATTGACCCCCGCGTCGGATCATGCCCGGTGATCCCAGGGCGGCTCCGTGAGGGGCCGTTACCCGGCCCTCTCCTCCTGCATCGCGTCATGTCAGCCACAGGCTCCTTGGGGAGCCTGGAAGAGGGGACCGGGGGTCATTAATTTTTAGCGGTTCGGCAATTCTTCCTTTTCCCGCACCAAGCGTCCTCAGGAAGAATTGTCGAACTCCCCTCAAGGGATCGCCAGGCAGGCGGTCTCTTTCATGCACTCATTCCAGATCGCTGTAGTCCCGCCGCACCTTCTCGATGTGCTCGCGGTAACTGTTGCCATCGCCGTAGTCCAGAAAATATTTGTAGCGGTTGTGCAGGTCCTTGACTTTGCGCGCGTGCTTGATGGGGCACCAGTGCTGTTCCGTGCGCGCCGCGATTTCCCGCACATAGGCCACGAGCCCGTTGAAGTAACCGCAGTACATGCAGTTGAATTTCTCGATGCCGTTCAGGTAGCGCAGGTAGTGACGGTCGATCACGATGTAATCTGACCGCTTCACTTTGGGCACACCGTACACCGGAAAACAGATGGCCTGGTATGCGGACACCATCATGTCCATCAGCACGGCGGGGATAATAAGAGAATAAATAACCGGCGCAGTGACGACCGGCATGATGCGCGCGTCGTGCAGGTAGCGGTAGATAGTCTTCATCAACAGCTTGTGCTGTTCCCGAACCTGCTTTTCGAAATACACGCGCTTGCGTTTTATATGGTAATAAAATTTTTCCTGCCGGGTTTCGATTTCCTGCTGGAGTTGACCCTCAAGTTCCTTGATCTTGTTGAGTATGTTCTGAATGGTATCTTCCATGATCGGTCTCGCGCGTTCACTGGTTGATGAGATACTTTCAAGGTATCATACTTCAGGGTGCGCGAATTCAGCCGGGTGATGAGATTGAGGAAAAGGGAGAGTGTTTAGAAGATGGCGAGGGAAGTGGGTTTCAGCAACAGCCTCTCCACCTGGAACGACATGCCCATGGATTCGCCGTTTTTCTGCTGGAGAAGCGCTTTTTGAATTGCCATGCCCTGAATTTCGGTCAGGCGAAGCAGGTCGTCCTTTGCGAAGAATCGGCCCTTCACGACGCGTTGGATTTTCATCGTCGCATCCATCATCTCCATACGAGGGATGGTATTCTGCATGGGCTGACCGCGATTGAGAAAGGTGCCTTCCAGCTTGCCTTGCGGCCCCTTGGGGCACTGGATGTCGATCCGGCCGCGCTGGGAGGTGAATTTTTTAATGTCCCTGGAGCTGAATTCGAGGATTTGCAGAAACGGATCGAGCGGCACCGAGCCGTTTCCCTGTGCCGCCACGCGGCAGATGTTCTTGATGAGCGTTGCCGCGTTTTTGCGGTTGCGCCCTTCAAGCGACCACTCGAGGATGGCCTCCGATCCGAACAGGGCCATGGGGTTTCCCGGATAAGGCTTTTAAAATTGAAATGCGGAACCGCGCCCCGCATAATCCCAGTATATCGCAAAGGCCACTCCATGCATGAAGTATATAAAGAAACGTCGATCGCGGACATTCACCGCATCCTGAATTACTGCCACCACCACAACGTGACCCGGGGGGGGCTGTTCGAGGTGTTCACCACTCCCGGCACCGACGTCCACATG
Coding sequences within it:
- a CDS encoding RluA family pseudouridine synthase, whose protein sequence is MPSLTPSASKTRNPMNRLHTPPPQEQIYACHLPGRYIGYTVEAYFCDRFPYFEREEWERRIVTGRITVNGLPVALGTRLKEHDYIVTNMGVRTEPPADRKLEVVYEDDHLRAFNKGAPLPVHPSGRYFLNSMTELLRQRYPDEVPRPVQRLDATTTGLVLFAKTREAAYNLSQEFTRNRVHKEYLALVAGEPQSPRFVVDLPVGKVVGSARGVGPDIRNPKSAVTVFECLAVKEGVSLIRAVPHTGRTNQIRVHLASMGLPILNDEVYGEKIEGSYEYGLHAYRLVFHGPGGAMELTAPWPEHFSPLIEHSVLAGETKV
- a CDS encoding tRNA dihydrouridine synthase; this translates as MNVPIQKPTTLAATETAYPLIQRMRNPYWMAPMSGITDLCYRHLIDEMGAGVIISELVSAKGLVYSSERTAKMIRVHENPGTLVGIQLFGEDADDYVRVAPQVQEQGAHFIDINLGCPVKKVVKKGCGSALMRDPEKLYVFLQHIRANIDLPLTVKMRTGWSHEELTIHECVDAAKQAGCQWVAIHGRTRQQGYSGQADWELIADVKRNTDIPIIGNGDIRSADRARQLLEESGVDAVMIGRGALRDPWIFKECTGELGDTLSPTPTELLHRFHEMLEPVYDMRRTLLYLRKLAVWMAYGYPGAAAFRGMMFSLPTVRQVLTEGEAFFRKVAHLPRPKFDEAEAFMMGGHG
- a CDS encoding cyclic nucleotide-binding domain-containing protein; amino-acid sequence: MMDQATLQHWVEANNFFQFMDSEERTHLYSFKDHWKFVKPGECVVRVGETDYGFFVIVKGTFSVIKPEDIFLAHLNPGDLFGEVSLKSRRKRYSNVVADEEGIVFKVDDILLKKISPALHLKIKNQVIEVLIRRLDDMNQRLVKLTRMR
- a CDS encoding TrmH family RNA methyltransferase yields the protein MTARNPSTPRDQNPRRKPPPKKKHTPVKEREWTLCGWNACMRAFEERPEDLLRLYYHKDRSKALYRVKQWCAKRKLPYRELDDDSLNRAAGGVHHEGVVMVTRPLHALSLYKLLEKPVPADWIGVAFDGVANTHNVGAVLRSCGYFGVRGVLLDKEQRQVAVASSTARTAEGALEVVPVYDCADLASGLRDIKGKGVFVLGTDPEAKESLYEADIPFPCMLVLGGEREGLSKRVRGRCDRVVRIPGENTIQSLNVSVAAGVVLGELFRRLHAPPNTSSS
- a CDS encoding DUF2231 domain-containing protein yields the protein MNFALVHPLIVHFPVALLTSGSVLELYGRLQKEPVAERAGRFNVQFGFWALLVAVAVGLLGLLDLEVQDKFRSFLGSHVLFAFSTVTVYTLGMVCYRFRSRAWADWLYLLLLAVGLCTTLVTGYYGGELVHRFGLPSGDQPLVE
- a CDS encoding Sec-independent protein translocase subunit TatA/TatB, whose amino-acid sequence is MFDIGFFEIMILMGIGMFIIGPANLPRLAKAIGKGWGEFQRTFNELKQEVLDETETVKQTANMQELEQEVSAATKVDVDVNLDTDIRPNDN
- a CDS encoding bifunctional riboflavin kinase/FAD synthetase, which gives rise to MKITRGTKHFKGPLPHPVVALGNFDGVHLGHQLIFRRVAEIAREKQGAAMVFTFEPHPLKILAPEKAPPLLTTFRQKMELIEQCGIDEVVCADFTQQFADQRPRDFAKDILVDLLGSKEIVVGYDYAFGRGREGTLSYLQKMGEEFGFAVHVIEEIRINGQRVSSSHVRELIEDGQVEEARQFLGRYYSIHGPVVHGYKTGQRIGFPTANLDTSKVQIPGTGVYAVRIIHNQKEYNGAANIGFNPTFHRDRLSVEVHIFDFHQEIYGIDLEVQFIARIRGEKEFANADELVAQIEKDIETVKSILARHTF
- a CDS encoding lysylphosphatidylglycerol synthase transmembrane domain-containing protein, with translation MKRSGQLIIGMLVAVAAVYYTVRNVSMEELLDSFANVHYGYLAISALMMILTYVARAVRWRVLLAPVKEVRTIELGSPLMVGFMAGVLPARAGELIRAFLLGKKLNMSFASALATIVVERLFDMVLLLMLFAWLLVFHADMLESKIAWSGIPIQTIAFQFGLASVVLVVGLVVFIYLLIYHEERAMKLVHWFMKPFPETFQYKIVQMAETFSQGLHVVKSLRSLMWVFVATAAVWALVILQYYPLYFAYDLNEKTLASTILLTVMICIFITILPTPAFLGSLNAGVLIALHEIMNEPEVAAVSFGFVAWGLNFIVVMVGGIYFILHDHISVKNLVDIEEEV
- the glyQ gene encoding glycine--tRNA ligase subunit alpha; the protein is MHFQNVIMKLNEYWTSRGCVLHQPYDTEAGAGTFNPATFFRVLGPEPFRAAYVEPSRRPTDGRYGENPNRLQHYYQYQVILKPSPEDVQEQYLGSLRALGIDPLQHDIRFVEDDWESPTLGAWGLGWEVWLDGMEITQFTYFQQVGSLDLSPVTVELTYGLERITMYLQNIDNVYDLQWNDEFTYGDIHLETEKQFSRYNFEASSKERLFQWFDMYEAEARALLEQDLVLPAYDYTLKCSHTFNLLDARGAISVTERTGFIGRVRKLARLCAEGYVRQREEMGFPLLRGAQAPIPSKA
- a CDS encoding SulP family inorganic anion transporter — its product is MKANGTETDFKQEARSFQEQLKKFFQSKTQNLRGDIFGGITAGVVTLPLALAFGVQSGLGATAGLYCAIALGLLSAAFGGTQTLISTPTGPMTVVSALIIGRVIDQTGSLAAGLGLIIAIFMLAGLIQILLGVFRIGSFIQYMPYPVISGFMTGIGVILIIVELFPFMGLESPKNVLTVLSQFPSAVPDANLSAVVLATMTMAIIYLFPRVSKAVPSTLVALIVGTLATALMGLSVPIIGEIPQGLPSLQLDALTGINASHLSMILIPALTLAGLGAIDSLLTSVIADTKTRTQHDSNRELIGQGCGNMLSGALGGIVGAGTTMSTLVNINTGGRTNLSGMISAGFLMMVLLGLGAYAQYIPIPVLAGILMTVGLDIIDYKGLKHLAAMPRSASFVLVTVFLLTVFVDLIEAVAVGMGISCVVFMKTMSDLGRKQTSLAPLNDLKLNFNGNGDSGHFHSLAEVSEQVYVKTVTGPIFFGFARTLTQKIRGLKNTRCVILDMDRVPYIDQTGLFAMEDMVRELNDQNIEVLMAGAKNQPLEMMKKMKMVPNVISSENVFPSTYDCLHSLGQRLTPASDHAR